From Monomorium pharaonis isolate MP-MQ-018 chromosome 9, ASM1337386v2, whole genome shotgun sequence, the proteins below share one genomic window:
- the LOC105830753 gene encoding serine/threonine-protein kinase BRSK2 isoform X2, whose translation MQGKESPVGSNTQETHQYVGPYRLEKTLGKGQTGLVKLGVHCVLGKKVAIKIINREKLSESVLMKVEREIAIMKLIDHPHVLGLSDVYENKKYLYLVLEHVSGGELFDYLVKKSRLTPKEARRFFRQIISALDFCHSHSICHRDLKPENLLLDEKNNIKIADFGMASLQPAGSMLETSCGSPHYACPEVIRGEKYDGRKADVWSCGVILYALLVGALPFDDDNLRKLLEKVKRGLFYIPHFVPPECQNLLRGMIEVDPEKRLTLAEINRHIWVTAAGKGELELELSMMDVVQTHVIPSVEAIDPDVLQAIASLGCFKERDKLIQELLSPNHNTEKVIYFLLLERKRRRPACEDELEVMRSSMRGSAGQLEADPPRKRVDTCRVNGSTALNLGQISHGSPLTPRRQSSTRHHARRSPSTGGHTHTSHSHSSTPGSSPLHAPTSLLSPHRAVPTSHVGQTIACGAHRLSIGGSTITTIAGNGGNPTNQSVSTPTSTPTSALTNVGIELNEMQPVAVGVTPPGSPHTGAGSGAHHWRSRLTTIKNSFLGSPRFHRRKLLTSTEEVHLTPDSSPELTKKSWFGSLMTTEKDETFTVLVKGKPLASVKADLIHAFLSIAELSHSVSSPMSFRVEYKRGSTAPAMFQRQVRFQVDISAISKQPNEPLFAITFTLLSGNIRRFRRVCEHIQSQVCSRNVGMNLGGQSRAAPPSPRASRKFTTEMSESSSCGSDTSERLFLNPHPATRQVVCFNKIDSDIESDTSVFDVKSPTRENGRRSSTSTNNNNALSGDTTSTPGSPPKAVRSNSESQNTPEKKCVTTMSGNNIA comes from the exons ATGCAGGGCAAGGAGAGCCCTGTTGGGTCCAACACCCAGGAGACTCATCAGTACGTCGGCCCGTATCGCTTAGAAAAGACCTTGGGGAAAGGCCAGACTG gtTTAGTTAAGCTCGGCGTGCACTGTGTGCTGGGTAAGAAGGTAGCGATCAAGATTATCAACCGCGAAAAGCTTTCGGAATCCGTGTTGATGAAAGTAGAGCGTGAGATCGCCATTATGAAACTGATCGACCATCCGCACGTGCTCGGTCTTTCGGATGTGTATGAAAACAAGAAATATCT atatCTTGTTCTGGAACACGTCTCAGGCGGGGAGCTGTTCGATTATTTGGTTAAAAAGAGCAGACTGACCCCAAAGGAAGCGAGGAGATTTTTTCgacaaataatttctgcattaGATTTTTGTCACAGTCATAGTATATG ccATAGAGATTTGAAGCCTGAGAACTTGTTGCTGGatgagaaaaataacattaagaTAGCGGATTTCGGAATGGCATCGTTGCAACCTGCGGGCTCTATGCTGGAAACTAGTTGTGGATCACCTCATTACGCTTGCCCCGAAGTTATCAGA GGGGAGAAATATGATGGTAGAAAGGCGGATGTATGGTCTTGTGGAGTAATACTTTACGCGCTTCTGGTAGGCGCCTTACCCTTTGACGACGACAATCTGAGAAAATTGTTGGAAAAAGTTAAGCGCGGATTGTTTTATATACCGCATTTCGTACCACCCGAATGTCAAAATTTGCTGAGAGGCATGATAGAGGTTGATCCTGAGAAAAGATTGACG ttagcAGAAATAAATAGGCATATTTGGGTAACGGCGGCGGGTAAAGGCGAATTGGAATTGGAACTATCGATGATGGACGTCGTGCAGACGCACGTTATTCCGTCCGTGGAAGCGATCGATCCCGACGTACTACAGGCGATCGCGAGTCTTGGTTGCTTCAAGGAGCGCGACAAACTCATTCAAGAGCTGCTCAGTCCAAA CCATAACACGGAGAAGGTGATATACTTCCTACTGCTAGAGAGAAAGCGAAGAAGACCAGCGTGTGAGGATGAGCTAGAGGTAATGAGGAGTAGCATGAGAGGATCCGCCGGACAATTAGAAGCCGATCCACCGAGAAAACGAGTGGATACGTGTAGAGTGAATGGTAGTACCGCGCTCAATCTCGGACAGATCAGTCATGGCTCGCCTTTGACGCCTAGAAGACAGTCCAG TACGAGACATCACGCGCGTCGATCACCGAGCACGGGTGGCCACACTCATACGTCTCATTCGCACTCGTCAACGCCAGGAAGCTCACCGTTGCACGCACCTACGAGTCTGCTAAGTCCCCACAGAGCAGTGCCGACGTCGCACGTGGGCCAGACGATCGCCTGCGGTGCACACAGACTATCTATTGGTGGCAGTACAATTACTACCATCGCCGGAAACGGTGGTAATCCTACTAATCAAAGCGTCTCGACGCCGACATCAACGCCGACGTCGGCACTCACTAATGTCGGTATTGAACTCAATGAAATGCAGCCTG TTGCGGTCGGCGTTACACCGCCGGGTTCACCTCACACAGGAGCGGGATCCGGAGCTCATCACTGGAGATCACGATTAACCACAATCAAGAATTCTTTCTTAGGAAGTCCCAGGTTTCATCGTCGTAAATTGCTCACGAGTACCGAGGAG GTACATCTTACGCCGGATTCTTCGCCGGAACTTACGAAAAAATCATGGTTTGGTAGTTTGATGACTACGGAAAAGGACGAAACTTTTACTGTTTTGGTCAAAGGAAAACCGCTAGCCAGTGTGAAAGCCGATCTGATTCACGCTTTTTTATCG ATAGCAGAATTATCTCATAGCGTGAGCTCACCAATGTCATTCAGAGTGGAGTACAAAAGAGGTAGCACCGCACCAGCCATGTTCCAGAGACAAGTGCGATTTCAAGTTGACATTAGCGCAATCTCGAAGCAGCCGAATGAGCCCCTCTTTGCCATTACCTTCACATTATTGAGTG GAAACATTCGAAGATTCAGGCGAGTGTGCGAGCACATTCAATCTCAGGTGTGTTCGAGAAATGTAGGTATGAACTTGGGAGGGCAAAGCAGAGCTGCGCCGCCTAGTCCGAGGGCCTCCAGAAAATTCACCACGGAGATGAGTGAGAGCTCCAGCTGCGGTAGCGACACCAGTGAACGACTCTTTCTTAATCCTCACCCAGCTACCAGACAGGTAGTCTGTTTCAATAAG ATCGATTCGGACATTGAATCGGATACGTCTGTATTCGATGTAAAGTCACCGACCCGTGAGAACGGTAGAAGAAGTTCGACGTCGACGAACAACAACAATGCTCTGTCGGGTGATACGACATCAACACCAGGCAGCCCGCCAAAAGCGGTACGAAGTAATTCGGAGAGCCAAAACACGCccgaaaaaaaatgtgtgacTACAATGAGCGGTAACAACATAGCGTGA
- the LOC105830753 gene encoding serine/threonine-protein kinase BRSK2 isoform X3 — MQGKESPVGSNTQETHQYVGPYRLEKTLGKGQTGLVKLGVHCVLGKKVAIKIINREKLSESVLMKVEREIAIMKLIDHPHVLGLSDVYENKKYLYLVLEHVSGGELFDYLVKKSRLTPKEARRFFRQIISALDFCHSHSICHRDLKPENLLLDEKNNIKIADFGMASLQPAGSMLETSCGSPHYACPEVIRGEKYDGRKADVWSCGVILYALLVGALPFDDDNLRKLLEKVKRGLFYIPHFVPPECQNLLRGMIEVDPEKRLTLAEINRHIWVTAAGKGELELELSMMDVVQTHVIPSVEAIDPDVLQAIASLGCFKERDKLIQELLSPNHNTEKVIYFLLLERKRRRPACEDELEVMRSSMRGSAGQLEADPPRKRVDTCRVNGSTALNLGQISHGSPLTPRRQSSTRHHARRSPSTGGHTHTSHSHSSTPGSSPLHAPTSLLSPHRAVPTSHVGQTIACGAHRLSIGGSTITTIAGNGGNPTNQSVSTPTSTPTSALTNVGIELNEMQPVVAVGVTPPGSPHTGAGSGAHHWRSRLTTIKNSFLGSPRFHRRKLLTSTEEVHLTPDSSPELTKKSWFGSLMTTEKDETFTVLVKGKPLASVKADLIHAFLSIAELSHSVSSPMSFRVEYKRGSTAPAMFQRQVRFQVDISAISKQPNEPLFAITFTLLSGNIRRFRRVCEHIQSQVCSRNVGMNLGGQSRAAPPSPRASRKFTTEMSESSSCGSDTSERLFLNPHPATRQIDSDIESDTSVFDVKSPTRENGRRSSTSTNNNNALSGDTTSTPGSPPKAVRSNSESQNTPEKKCVTTMSGNNIA, encoded by the exons ATGCAGGGCAAGGAGAGCCCTGTTGGGTCCAACACCCAGGAGACTCATCAGTACGTCGGCCCGTATCGCTTAGAAAAGACCTTGGGGAAAGGCCAGACTG gtTTAGTTAAGCTCGGCGTGCACTGTGTGCTGGGTAAGAAGGTAGCGATCAAGATTATCAACCGCGAAAAGCTTTCGGAATCCGTGTTGATGAAAGTAGAGCGTGAGATCGCCATTATGAAACTGATCGACCATCCGCACGTGCTCGGTCTTTCGGATGTGTATGAAAACAAGAAATATCT atatCTTGTTCTGGAACACGTCTCAGGCGGGGAGCTGTTCGATTATTTGGTTAAAAAGAGCAGACTGACCCCAAAGGAAGCGAGGAGATTTTTTCgacaaataatttctgcattaGATTTTTGTCACAGTCATAGTATATG ccATAGAGATTTGAAGCCTGAGAACTTGTTGCTGGatgagaaaaataacattaagaTAGCGGATTTCGGAATGGCATCGTTGCAACCTGCGGGCTCTATGCTGGAAACTAGTTGTGGATCACCTCATTACGCTTGCCCCGAAGTTATCAGA GGGGAGAAATATGATGGTAGAAAGGCGGATGTATGGTCTTGTGGAGTAATACTTTACGCGCTTCTGGTAGGCGCCTTACCCTTTGACGACGACAATCTGAGAAAATTGTTGGAAAAAGTTAAGCGCGGATTGTTTTATATACCGCATTTCGTACCACCCGAATGTCAAAATTTGCTGAGAGGCATGATAGAGGTTGATCCTGAGAAAAGATTGACG ttagcAGAAATAAATAGGCATATTTGGGTAACGGCGGCGGGTAAAGGCGAATTGGAATTGGAACTATCGATGATGGACGTCGTGCAGACGCACGTTATTCCGTCCGTGGAAGCGATCGATCCCGACGTACTACAGGCGATCGCGAGTCTTGGTTGCTTCAAGGAGCGCGACAAACTCATTCAAGAGCTGCTCAGTCCAAA CCATAACACGGAGAAGGTGATATACTTCCTACTGCTAGAGAGAAAGCGAAGAAGACCAGCGTGTGAGGATGAGCTAGAGGTAATGAGGAGTAGCATGAGAGGATCCGCCGGACAATTAGAAGCCGATCCACCGAGAAAACGAGTGGATACGTGTAGAGTGAATGGTAGTACCGCGCTCAATCTCGGACAGATCAGTCATGGCTCGCCTTTGACGCCTAGAAGACAGTCCAG TACGAGACATCACGCGCGTCGATCACCGAGCACGGGTGGCCACACTCATACGTCTCATTCGCACTCGTCAACGCCAGGAAGCTCACCGTTGCACGCACCTACGAGTCTGCTAAGTCCCCACAGAGCAGTGCCGACGTCGCACGTGGGCCAGACGATCGCCTGCGGTGCACACAGACTATCTATTGGTGGCAGTACAATTACTACCATCGCCGGAAACGGTGGTAATCCTACTAATCAAAGCGTCTCGACGCCGACATCAACGCCGACGTCGGCACTCACTAATGTCGGTATTGAACTCAATGAAATGCAGCCTG TAGTTGCGGTCGGCGTTACACCGCCGGGTTCACCTCACACAGGAGCGGGATCCGGAGCTCATCACTGGAGATCACGATTAACCACAATCAAGAATTCTTTCTTAGGAAGTCCCAGGTTTCATCGTCGTAAATTGCTCACGAGTACCGAGGAG GTACATCTTACGCCGGATTCTTCGCCGGAACTTACGAAAAAATCATGGTTTGGTAGTTTGATGACTACGGAAAAGGACGAAACTTTTACTGTTTTGGTCAAAGGAAAACCGCTAGCCAGTGTGAAAGCCGATCTGATTCACGCTTTTTTATCG ATAGCAGAATTATCTCATAGCGTGAGCTCACCAATGTCATTCAGAGTGGAGTACAAAAGAGGTAGCACCGCACCAGCCATGTTCCAGAGACAAGTGCGATTTCAAGTTGACATTAGCGCAATCTCGAAGCAGCCGAATGAGCCCCTCTTTGCCATTACCTTCACATTATTGAGTG GAAACATTCGAAGATTCAGGCGAGTGTGCGAGCACATTCAATCTCAGGTGTGTTCGAGAAATGTAGGTATGAACTTGGGAGGGCAAAGCAGAGCTGCGCCGCCTAGTCCGAGGGCCTCCAGAAAATTCACCACGGAGATGAGTGAGAGCTCCAGCTGCGGTAGCGACACCAGTGAACGACTCTTTCTTAATCCTCACCCAGCTACCAGACAG ATCGATTCGGACATTGAATCGGATACGTCTGTATTCGATGTAAAGTCACCGACCCGTGAGAACGGTAGAAGAAGTTCGACGTCGACGAACAACAACAATGCTCTGTCGGGTGATACGACATCAACACCAGGCAGCCCGCCAAAAGCGGTACGAAGTAATTCGGAGAGCCAAAACACGCccgaaaaaaaatgtgtgacTACAATGAGCGGTAACAACATAGCGTGA
- the LOC105830753 gene encoding serine/threonine-protein kinase BRSK2 isoform X1 produces MQGKESPVGSNTQETHQYVGPYRLEKTLGKGQTGLVKLGVHCVLGKKVAIKIINREKLSESVLMKVEREIAIMKLIDHPHVLGLSDVYENKKYLYLVLEHVSGGELFDYLVKKSRLTPKEARRFFRQIISALDFCHSHSICHRDLKPENLLLDEKNNIKIADFGMASLQPAGSMLETSCGSPHYACPEVIRGEKYDGRKADVWSCGVILYALLVGALPFDDDNLRKLLEKVKRGLFYIPHFVPPECQNLLRGMIEVDPEKRLTLAEINRHIWVTAAGKGELELELSMMDVVQTHVIPSVEAIDPDVLQAIASLGCFKERDKLIQELLSPNHNTEKVIYFLLLERKRRRPACEDELEVMRSSMRGSAGQLEADPPRKRVDTCRVNGSTALNLGQISHGSPLTPRRQSSTRHHARRSPSTGGHTHTSHSHSSTPGSSPLHAPTSLLSPHRAVPTSHVGQTIACGAHRLSIGGSTITTIAGNGGNPTNQSVSTPTSTPTSALTNVGIELNEMQPVVAVGVTPPGSPHTGAGSGAHHWRSRLTTIKNSFLGSPRFHRRKLLTSTEEVHLTPDSSPELTKKSWFGSLMTTEKDETFTVLVKGKPLASVKADLIHAFLSIAELSHSVSSPMSFRVEYKRGSTAPAMFQRQVRFQVDISAISKQPNEPLFAITFTLLSGNIRRFRRVCEHIQSQVCSRNVGMNLGGQSRAAPPSPRASRKFTTEMSESSSCGSDTSERLFLNPHPATRQVVCFNKIDSDIESDTSVFDVKSPTRENGRRSSTSTNNNNALSGDTTSTPGSPPKAVRSNSESQNTPEKKCVTTMSGNNIA; encoded by the exons ATGCAGGGCAAGGAGAGCCCTGTTGGGTCCAACACCCAGGAGACTCATCAGTACGTCGGCCCGTATCGCTTAGAAAAGACCTTGGGGAAAGGCCAGACTG gtTTAGTTAAGCTCGGCGTGCACTGTGTGCTGGGTAAGAAGGTAGCGATCAAGATTATCAACCGCGAAAAGCTTTCGGAATCCGTGTTGATGAAAGTAGAGCGTGAGATCGCCATTATGAAACTGATCGACCATCCGCACGTGCTCGGTCTTTCGGATGTGTATGAAAACAAGAAATATCT atatCTTGTTCTGGAACACGTCTCAGGCGGGGAGCTGTTCGATTATTTGGTTAAAAAGAGCAGACTGACCCCAAAGGAAGCGAGGAGATTTTTTCgacaaataatttctgcattaGATTTTTGTCACAGTCATAGTATATG ccATAGAGATTTGAAGCCTGAGAACTTGTTGCTGGatgagaaaaataacattaagaTAGCGGATTTCGGAATGGCATCGTTGCAACCTGCGGGCTCTATGCTGGAAACTAGTTGTGGATCACCTCATTACGCTTGCCCCGAAGTTATCAGA GGGGAGAAATATGATGGTAGAAAGGCGGATGTATGGTCTTGTGGAGTAATACTTTACGCGCTTCTGGTAGGCGCCTTACCCTTTGACGACGACAATCTGAGAAAATTGTTGGAAAAAGTTAAGCGCGGATTGTTTTATATACCGCATTTCGTACCACCCGAATGTCAAAATTTGCTGAGAGGCATGATAGAGGTTGATCCTGAGAAAAGATTGACG ttagcAGAAATAAATAGGCATATTTGGGTAACGGCGGCGGGTAAAGGCGAATTGGAATTGGAACTATCGATGATGGACGTCGTGCAGACGCACGTTATTCCGTCCGTGGAAGCGATCGATCCCGACGTACTACAGGCGATCGCGAGTCTTGGTTGCTTCAAGGAGCGCGACAAACTCATTCAAGAGCTGCTCAGTCCAAA CCATAACACGGAGAAGGTGATATACTTCCTACTGCTAGAGAGAAAGCGAAGAAGACCAGCGTGTGAGGATGAGCTAGAGGTAATGAGGAGTAGCATGAGAGGATCCGCCGGACAATTAGAAGCCGATCCACCGAGAAAACGAGTGGATACGTGTAGAGTGAATGGTAGTACCGCGCTCAATCTCGGACAGATCAGTCATGGCTCGCCTTTGACGCCTAGAAGACAGTCCAG TACGAGACATCACGCGCGTCGATCACCGAGCACGGGTGGCCACACTCATACGTCTCATTCGCACTCGTCAACGCCAGGAAGCTCACCGTTGCACGCACCTACGAGTCTGCTAAGTCCCCACAGAGCAGTGCCGACGTCGCACGTGGGCCAGACGATCGCCTGCGGTGCACACAGACTATCTATTGGTGGCAGTACAATTACTACCATCGCCGGAAACGGTGGTAATCCTACTAATCAAAGCGTCTCGACGCCGACATCAACGCCGACGTCGGCACTCACTAATGTCGGTATTGAACTCAATGAAATGCAGCCTG TAGTTGCGGTCGGCGTTACACCGCCGGGTTCACCTCACACAGGAGCGGGATCCGGAGCTCATCACTGGAGATCACGATTAACCACAATCAAGAATTCTTTCTTAGGAAGTCCCAGGTTTCATCGTCGTAAATTGCTCACGAGTACCGAGGAG GTACATCTTACGCCGGATTCTTCGCCGGAACTTACGAAAAAATCATGGTTTGGTAGTTTGATGACTACGGAAAAGGACGAAACTTTTACTGTTTTGGTCAAAGGAAAACCGCTAGCCAGTGTGAAAGCCGATCTGATTCACGCTTTTTTATCG ATAGCAGAATTATCTCATAGCGTGAGCTCACCAATGTCATTCAGAGTGGAGTACAAAAGAGGTAGCACCGCACCAGCCATGTTCCAGAGACAAGTGCGATTTCAAGTTGACATTAGCGCAATCTCGAAGCAGCCGAATGAGCCCCTCTTTGCCATTACCTTCACATTATTGAGTG GAAACATTCGAAGATTCAGGCGAGTGTGCGAGCACATTCAATCTCAGGTGTGTTCGAGAAATGTAGGTATGAACTTGGGAGGGCAAAGCAGAGCTGCGCCGCCTAGTCCGAGGGCCTCCAGAAAATTCACCACGGAGATGAGTGAGAGCTCCAGCTGCGGTAGCGACACCAGTGAACGACTCTTTCTTAATCCTCACCCAGCTACCAGACAGGTAGTCTGTTTCAATAAG ATCGATTCGGACATTGAATCGGATACGTCTGTATTCGATGTAAAGTCACCGACCCGTGAGAACGGTAGAAGAAGTTCGACGTCGACGAACAACAACAATGCTCTGTCGGGTGATACGACATCAACACCAGGCAGCCCGCCAAAAGCGGTACGAAGTAATTCGGAGAGCCAAAACACGCccgaaaaaaaatgtgtgacTACAATGAGCGGTAACAACATAGCGTGA